A window of Candidatus Hydrogenedentota bacterium genomic DNA:
GATTGCCAGACAACCGTCGTTTCTGGTTGTTGTCGATAGTTGGTCGTGAAGTTCCATCTTGTTTGTCGGAGACTTGGCCAGCACGCTCGGTTAAGTTTCCGGTGAGCGTCATCCGGAAATGAACCGTGATTTGAACAGCCTGTAGAGAGGATGGAAGAAGAGGAAACAGTCTTAGGAATCCTTCTTTTATTTCTCTCGTCGCCGAGGACATGGACACTGCCTTCAGGCCCTGGAATTACAGGGCTTTCATGTAAATCTGGAGTAAACAGCGCCCTGCGCGTCGGGCGCGGAGGTCCTCCACCATTCTCTTCTTCCCTCTGAATTTCTCGCCTCATCGGGGGCGGGAAACGCCCCTCCCAGACCCCGCGAATCAAGCCCTTATTCCGTAATAACTTGCGCATGTGGCCGCGAGCGCGACCTTGACGTGCCCCCGGACTCGATCCGCCGTCGTGGAGCACATTTTAGCCGTTTCTCCCCCGTTTTCTCTCTGTCTCTCCGAATTGCCATGACTACCCCCAAGTGAGTCCAGAATCTGCAAGTCGTTGCCGCGAAACAACTTAATTTTTCGGCGTCTCGTTCACGAATGAGTTGTGCCCGAACGAGCGCGTGTCTCAGCATCGAAAAATCCCCGTAATGAGTCCGAAAAAACCAAGCCCTCCGACGGCATCAAGAGCCTGTCGGAGGGCTGTATTTACTGCGCGGAACCTATCTCTTGGCGGCGGGCATTCCGAACCTGACGCGCTGCTCCTCCCAGACGGCGGGCATTTCGTTGAGAAGGATTCGAAGCGACAATCCGCTGGGTTCCCTGCCGTCGAGGATGCGCTCGATGATGTCCGGAGCGAGCAGCGTCAGGCGCAGGAACCGGCTGATGTACGCGGGGTCGACACCGACGTGCGCGGCGAGTTCGCCGAGGGAAGCCACCTTGCCCGTCTCCAACAACTCCGCCCAACGATGGGCGCGCGCCAGGGCAATCACCAATGCCTGGTTCTCCTGACCAGCGCCGTCGCGCCCACCAGGCACAATGACCTCCTTGCGGCCACCCCGCGTCTTCAACTGAATCGGGATGTGGACGCGGAGCGTCTTGCCGTCGTCCTCGACGGACCGGCGCGTCCTTGTCATGTCCAGAATCGCGATGCTCATGCTACGGCTTCCTCGTCCGTTGTCATTTCCGCCGTGACCTGCCGGAGACCGTCGAGCCGGAACGCCACGTCCAACCCGTCCGTGTTCACGGCCACCTTGGACACCAGCAACTGGATGATGCGCGTCTGCTCCGCCGGGAACAGCGTGTCCCAAAGGGCATCCAGGTGTTCGAGCGCGCGAGCGACCTGCGTCTCCTCGAAGGGTTGCTCGCCTTCAGTTGCCAACGCCTTCGCCGCCATGAAAGTCTGCGCGACGATCTCCGGCGACCGGAACAGGCCGCGCATCTGCTCGATGACGGCGTGCTCCATGTCGCCTGCGGAAACGCTCTTCACAGGACACGTTTCCGGGCCGGACTTGGCCGCGCTCAGGCAGTGGTAGTAGCGGTACTGCCTGCCGTTTCGCCGGGACCACGTAATGCCCATCGAACATCCACAGTGGCCGCACTTGATGATACCCCGCAGCAACGCCGGCGTCCGCGACCGCGCGCGTCCGCCGCGGGAGTGGGAGTTCTCCGCCATGATGGCGTGCGCCTGATCCCACACGTCGCGCGCGATGATGGCTTCGTGCTCGCCGGGATAGACGTTGCCCTTGTGATCAATCTCGCCGATGTACAGCCGGTTATTGAGCACCCGGTACAGCACGAATTTGTCCCACGGGTTGCCGCGCCGCGTTTTGCCCTTGACCGTGGTCCAGGATTTTGTCCGGTGCCCCGCCTCGTTGAGTTCCTTTGCCAGCAGCGTCGTGGACTGAATCTGGACGAACCGCTTGAAGATGTGCCGCACGAGTTTCGCTTCGGTCGGATTGACCAAGAGCCGCTTGTTGACCCGGTCCACGTCGTAGCCGAGCACCGCGGGGCCTCCGGTGTATTTGCCCTTGCGCTTTGCGGCGGCGACCTTGTCCCGGATGCGCTCGCCGATGATCTCGCGCTCGAACTGCGCAAAGGACAACAGGATGTTGAGGGTCAGCCGTCCCATGGACGAGGTCGTGTTGAAGTGCTGCGTCACCGAGACGAACGAGACCTTGTGCCGGTCGAATAGATCGACGATGCGCGTGAAGTCCAGCAGCGAGCGCGAGAGTCGGTCCACCTTGTAGACAATCACGACGTCGACCTTGCCGCTTTCCACATCTCGCATGAGCCGTTGCAGGGCGGGGCGTTCCAGCGTGCCGCCGGAGAACCCGCCGTCGTCGTACCGGTCCGGCAGCGCGATCCAGCCCTCCGCGCGCTGGCTCGCGATGAACGCCTCCGCCGCCTCCCGCTGCGCGTCCAGGCTGTTGAACTCCTGGTCCAACCCCTCGTCCGTGCTCTTGCGCGTGTAGATCATACATCGGACCGGCGCAGGGAGAATCGTCGTCCGGCCCGCATCGTTCGTGTTCGTTCCATTCGCCATTGTCTACTCCTGCCTCTTGCCTTTGGAGCGCAGCCCGAAGAACGCGCACCCGTTCCAGTGCGTTCCGGTGATGGCCTTCGCGATGGCACTCAGCGACTTGTACTCACGGCCCTGGAACTCAAAAGCCGTCCGCGTAACCGTGACCTCGTATCGTTCCCCCTCATACTCGCGGATGAGGCGCGTGCCCGGCACCGGCATGTCCTTCGCGCGTTTGAACTGCCTCGGGCGCGCGGCCATCTCGTCGTACCCATTGTCTTCGAGTACTTTGTTCATCCGTTCCCGCGCGGGCTGTTTGAGTCCGCCGAAGAACAACTCCTGCAGCCGGACCGCCAGGCGTTTCCGCAGGAAGTCCACCGTGTGCGGGGGCGCCTCGGAACCGAGCAGCGTCCGCCACTGCTCGCGGAGCTGGTCGCGCGTCATCCGGTCCAGCGCCGTGATCTGGCGCAGGACCGTCGCCTTCCTTTGTTCGGTCTGTGTCGCGTCCATCCGTGCTCTCCTCTCGGTCAAGGTTCGACACGATGAACGCTCTTCGGCGCGCGTGAGTCAAGACAATTCTCTGCGGGAAGGACAGCGGCGGGATCGCTCGATGTACGGCGCAGCATGCGCAGGAATCCGACCGCCAGAATGTAGGCCACTTCCTCAATCCGTTGGCCGGATGTCATCAGGTCCGGCGCTTTTCGCGTGGTATAAGATTTCATGATGTAGACGCCTCCATAGCCGGCGGCGCGTGCCATGCCGCGCGCCGTCCATGGGGTATCTACCGGAAATCTCGAACGTGTTTGGCCGCGTGAGGAAATGCAGACTTCGGAAAATCCGGCGAAGATGGGCCCAAATCACACCGCCTCAGATGGACAGGACCTCTTCGAAGCGGCACCCGTGCTTCGTGAGGATATGAAACGCCCAATGACGGAAACGGGAAGGGTTGTCAATGGGCGGAAAGCGAGGCTGACGCAAAGGTGCGCTCTGGCTTACGGGCTTGCCATTCCATCCTGCGTTCCCATTCGATGGTCACGCGCCGGTGGAGGTCCCGCATAAGGTCTGTGCGGAATACCAGGACATTCTTCACGCCCGCATGCGAGGGATCGGCGTAGCTTCGTGTCAGGAGGAACACCATCAGGTCCACCACGCCTTGGGCCTTAACGATCACGTTACGCGACGGCCCGGTACGCCTCTCGGCCCCGATGTACTGCAGCAGCGTGGGTAGCCGGTAGTCCGGCGTGCCCAGTTCCGCCCACCTCGCCCACCGCAGCGCGCTCAAGACACACCGGTCCTCATCGGCATCGTCCCGTCCGCCCGTCGCGGCGCATAGAAACGCGGCCTCGAACTCTCCGCTGTGCGCCGCGAGCCATGCGCCCGGCCCCGCCCAGACAAAGAAATCCCGCACTACTTCTTCCGGCGGCCTTGCGCCGGCCACCTTCTCGTCCGTGACGCCCGTGATCTTCCGGATGTGTTCGGGGATGGGCATGCCCGGGTTCGCCCGCTCCCAAAACGTGTCCAACAGAGCGCCCTCGTAGTCAAAACGCACCGCCCCCACCTCCGTTATCCGGTCCTGCAATGGATTGAGCCCCGTGGTCTCCAGGCTGACGGCGACCATCGTCTCCGGGGCGACGTGCGTGTGAATCATGGTCTCGTTCTCGCTTTCCAGCCGCTTACCGCAGGCGAATGCACACAAACCGCTTGACTGAAAATCTTTTCAGTAGTATAATCCAGCCATTTCTGCGCCGTCAACCGTCTTGGGAACGGTCGGCGACGCCTTTCCTGGGCTGTTGACCGTAGTGTGGAAAGGGAATCGCGTATGGCTGCACTGAGTTTGCGTCGTCTGTCCAATCCGGAGAACCTGCAGAAGATCGACCCGCGGAATCTTGCCGCGCTGCTTCACCCCCATCAGGCCTATTTCGCCAGGCGGGGCATCGCCATACCTCCTCCGGGGAGCCCGAACGTTCACCTGGACCACGCCTCGCTCGTCCAGGTCTTTCTGGCGCCCGACCGGGAGATGCCGCTGGACCTGGTGGAGTCGCTGCACATCGTGAACGAACTGGCTTCTCCGAGCGGTATGGACGCCCTCCTCGAGGCGGCCCGCGAACAAGAGATTGCCATCGAGCGCCTGCGCACGGCGACACCGCTCGACGTGGCGGTCCGCGCGTGCCTGCAGGACCGCGCCTTCGTGGAATCGGTTCACCAGCGGCACGCTCTACTTAAGACGCACGGCTACACCT
This region includes:
- a CDS encoding DUF2924 domain-containing protein, with product MDATQTEQRKATVLRQITALDRMTRDQLREQWRTLLGSEAPPHTVDFLRKRLAVRLQELFFGGLKQPARERMNKVLEDNGYDEMAARPRQFKRAKDMPVPGTRLIREYEGERYEVTVTRTAFEFQGREYKSLSAIAKAITGTHWNGCAFFGLRSKGKRQE
- a CDS encoding recombinase family protein, which codes for MANGTNTNDAGRTTILPAPVRCMIYTRKSTDEGLDQEFNSLDAQREAAEAFIASQRAEGWIALPDRYDDGGFSGGTLERPALQRLMRDVESGKVDVVIVYKVDRLSRSLLDFTRIVDLFDRHKVSFVSVTQHFNTTSSMGRLTLNILLSFAQFEREIIGERIRDKVAAAKRKGKYTGGPAVLGYDVDRVNKRLLVNPTEAKLVRHIFKRFVQIQSTTLLAKELNEAGHRTKSWTTVKGKTRRGNPWDKFVLYRVLNNRLYIGEIDHKGNVYPGEHEAIIARDVWDQAHAIMAENSHSRGGRARSRTPALLRGIIKCGHCGCSMGITWSRRNGRQYRYYHCLSAAKSGPETCPVKSVSAGDMEHAVIEQMRGLFRSPEIVAQTFMAAKALATEGEQPFEETQVARALEHLDALWDTLFPAEQTRIIQLLVSKVAVNTDGLDVAFRLDGLRQVTAEMTTDEEAVA
- a CDS encoding 3'-5' exonuclease, whose amino-acid sequence is MIHTHVAPETMVAVSLETTGLNPLQDRITEVGAVRFDYEGALLDTFWERANPGMPIPEHIRKITGVTDEKVAGARPPEEVVRDFFVWAGPGAWLAAHSGEFEAAFLCAATGGRDDADEDRCVLSALRWARWAELGTPDYRLPTLLQYIGAERRTGPSRNVIVKAQGVVDLMVFLLTRSYADPSHAGVKNVLVFRTDLMRDLHRRVTIEWERRMEWQARKPERTFASASLSAH